The following DNA comes from Brassica oleracea var. oleracea cultivar TO1000 chromosome C5, BOL, whole genome shotgun sequence.
TCTTCGCGGGGGAAAATATTTTAACGAATCAGAAACAAAACCTTATCCAAACCTTTAAAAATGCCACTGGCGATCTCTCTCCCAACCTCATCTCCTCCTCCTCATCTCTCCCCTCGCCGTCATGCAAATCTCCGATACCGACGCGTCTCCGTAGCTCGATCTTCCACCCAAGAGAACCAGACCGGCGTCATCATCGTCGGCGCCGGACTCGCCGGCTTAGCCGCCGCCACTCGCCTCGCCTCCCAACGAATCCCTTTCCTGCTCCTCGAAGCTTCCGACGGCGTCGGCGGCCGCGTCCGCACAGACATCGTCGACGGATTCTTCCTCGACAGAGGGTTTCAGATTTTCATCACCGCGTACCCCGAAGCCAAGAAGCTTCTCGATTACGAGGCCCTTGATCTGCAGAGATTCTACGCCGGAGCTAAGGTTTTCTACGGCGGGGAGTTTCACACGGTGGCCGATCCTCTCCGTCATTTATTAGACTCAGTGGCGTCTCTAACAAACCCGATCGGATCCGTTGTTGACAAGGGGCTCATCGCGTTGACGAGAGCTAGGGTTCTGATTAAATCGGACGAAGAGATATTGACTAGCGCCGAAGAAGTTCCGACTATTGATCTCCTCCGGGGCATCGGTTTCTCCGATGAGATTCTCGATCGGTTTTTCCGGCCGTTCTTCGGCGGGATTTTCTTTGACAGAGACCTCGAAACGACGTCGAAGCTATTCGATTTTATTTTCAGGTGTCTTGCTCTCGGAGAAAACACGCTTCCCTCCATGGGGATCGGAGAGATCCCTAACCAGTTGGCGGCGAAACTACCCGCTGATTCTATCTTGATGAACACTAGGGTCGCTTCGTTGGAGTATCCAAACGGGTCGGATTCGGGTCCGCCTATAGTGAGACTCCAAGACGGCGGCGTTTTGAATGCAGAGTTAGGTGTTGTACTCGCCGTCGAGCAACCCCAAGTGGATAAGCTTCTGAGCGGTATTAGAGAACCGGTTATTACTAAACCGGCTCGGAGCACTGTTTGCATTTACTTTACAGCTGAACCGGATCAGATACCGGTGCAAGATCCGGTTCTGTTTCTCAACGGGACGAACACCGGTATCATCAACAACATGTTTTTTCCTACAAACGTTGCTCGGACATACGCGCCGCCGGGAAAGGCTCTGGTTTCGGTATCATTGATCGGTTCGTTCGAGGATAGATCCGATGATGATTTAGCAGCAGAGGTTCTCAGAGAACTCTCTGGTTGGTTCGGTGAGTCTTTAGTTACGTCATGGAGACATTTGAGAACATACCGGATCCAATTTGCTCAACCGAACCAGTGCCCACCCACTGAGTTGGTTAAGAATCCTCGTGTTGGGTCGGGTCTTTACTTATGCGGTGATTACATGACTTCTGCTACGTTTGACGGTGCTTTGTTCTCTGGGAGACGAGCTGCGGAAGCTTTGTTACTAGAAAAGGGACTAGTTTGAGCTCTCTAATTGAATCTGTTGCTTTTGTTTATTTTCATGATTCTTTTTGTAACCATAGTCATGCCTTGCTGTAGTATGCATCCTTTAAAATCATATGTATACTAGTGTCAACTGGTTCGTCTGAATACCTAGAAGGCTAGAAGGCCAATGCTTCTCTCGGATGATGAGCAATGAAACACAGTGATGAGAGGTTAGACCTGTGATGATCTGTATGCCATTTCCATGGTTTTACAAAGCGAGGAAGACATTAACCTCAGATCTTTCCCCTAAGTTTCAATCCAAAATATTCATATTTATATTTTTGGTCAGAAGATTCATATATTACAAACCAAAAATATTCGAGTTCAAGAGACCTGATATCGAACTGGGGAGTGCAGTAAATGGCAATACACACAGTCAACAACAGATGCACTAATCTTTCTTACAAGCAAAAACAGTCTTAGGGGACAAATAAGCTTTTACAATATAAGAGTAAAACACTACATAGTTATTCCCCTTTACAAATAAACTACATTTGAAGTAACAATAGAAAAGGAAGAAGAAAAGAAAAAGCAAACCTCCACGGCGAGCTTATATAGTCAATGAAAGTTCTTGATCTGATTCAGAGATCAAAATCATCCTCCTTCAAGACCAACTCCGCAGCTTCTTCATCTTCTTCATCAAGAACAAAATACTCATTCTTCTCAACCGGCCTAAACATATAGAACATCACCATGTAAAACACCAGACTCGCAATCTCCTCAGCCGCATTGCTCACCCACAGATACTTATACGCAGCAATCGACTTCAACGCAAACACCACGATCCTCGTAAAATACAAGTACCCTATCACAACAATATAAAACTGTCTAAACAGAGTCAACTTCGCCAAGTTCCTTGCCGCTTTCCCATCGGTTTTCGAAGTCTCTCTCAACGAACGTATCGACCAAACAATAGGGAACAAGATAGCACAACAGCACACTATATCCACAAGCAAGAACACCTGGTTCCAAGTCACCCAATCTTTAATAAAAGGCCCCGTCTCTCCGATCACAACGGAGGCAATGTTGGCGAGAACCTGAAGAGGAACAACAACCATCAACACGTTCTTCTCTTTCTCCTGCAAGAACGGCTTCAAGAAAGACCACCCAGTTCCAATCAACACAATCACCGTGAATAAAAGAACCACGCGGATAAACTGAAAAATATAGAACAACACGTCCCATCCGTGAGGAGTCCCCGTGACCTTCACGTAGTGTTTATCCTCAGCGGCGCAGATCAGATTCAAAGCCTTCATTAACAGAAGCGCCGCCATGAGGACGTGGATCCTATGAACGACTCTTTTATTAACCCAACAAGCATACCCCCACAGACCGAGGAAAGCTAAGTATCCGATAAAGAATAAGAAATACAATTCGGGTAAACGGGTTGACCCGGCGGGAAGGTAATCCTTCGACCCGTTCGGATCTAAGTTATACATCTCCGTTCTGACCTTCATCGAGATCTTCGTATCCCTCACGCAATTGACGAAGAACAGAGAGTACTCGTTGGGGGAAGTCACGGGGTACAAGTGCTCGTAACTGGAGCTCGGCGGGGGCGATAGATCGTGGAACGTGAAGAGGTGGAGGACGTGAGGGGAGTCGAGCACGCAGAAGCTAGGGTTCTGCTGGATCTCGAGGAGGACCTGGAGGAGCGACTCCTCCGACATGAGGAAGAACCCTAGCCGCGACGGATCCGGGATCGCGGCGGCCGAAGGGGAGGTTACCGATACGGAGGAGACGGAGACGCTGACGTGGCCCGATCGAGTGAATCCGAACTTCTCGAAGAGGATCATCGGTCTGTCGTCGTCGGAGATTGTGAGGGACTTTGTCTCCGCCGATGTGCGGGTGATGAAACTGGCGGCGGAGAGGAGGAGGGAGACGAAGAGGGGTAGTTTCGTCATTTTGCGGCGTAACAGTTGAGTAGAGAGACGATGCTTCTCGTTTGGGTTTCCCTTTGGAGAAACGATAAATGGCGTTTAACCCGTTTTCGAGTGGCGGAAGCAAACGGTGTCGTCTGTAGACTGAAGGTTTTTGGGCTTCCGTCGCAAATTGATTGACCAGGCTTTAGTCCAAGCCCATTGGGCCTCCCTGATCGACATAAAAGTAAAGAGAGAGGTTAGAACGGTTGGCATTTGGTAGGTAAGGAGAATGTGTAAACACGTGCATTGTCTTCTTCAGAGCAATTTTGTTTTCTGCTAGAATGGACGGACAAAGTATGAAGTGAGCCAGTAATTTACAACTATTCATATCAAATGCGACCGTAGCTGATGTATAAAGCTAAAATGGTACTTATTTGCGTATCAAATTAAATGAGCGACCACCAGAGCCAGCCCTGACAATCAGAGTCGTGCCTACTGTATTACAAAAGAGGCAAATGCCTCAGGCCCCCACAAGATTTATCAAATTCAAGGGCCCCTATTTCCCAAATATAATTAGCTTAATTGGTCGCTTGGTTAAATACTGTGACTTTGTTTCAGAGTTTATGTTTTTTAGCTATACTAACTAACTTCCCATACATTTATAAGGGTTATTTAGTTAGATTTTGTTCCTTTTGGTTGTTTTATTTATGTTTTATATTTAATTTTGCTCACTTCTAGTTTTATAGTGTAACTAATTGGTTTTCATTCTTTTATAAATTTCTAAGTTATTAGTGTGGATTAAATTAACTTATTTAAAAATATTCTAGATATATCATTTAATCTGAATAGCTAACTTTTAATATTAATTACTGATTTTTTTTTAGTTTATTAAATGTGTGCTTTTCAAAAACATATCTAGTTTTTAATAACACTAATAAAATACTCATATATTTTATAAAATTATTCATATTATTTACAGATACAATGAGTTGTATAAACTTTATCATAATTGTTTGCATATTTTTATAACAATTGTGATAAATAAAGTTTTTGTTAATTTTGCCTTAGGCCCCTTAATATCTGAGCACGGCACTGCTGACAATGATGTGGCTTAAAGAAAACGAGTCAAATGAGAATGTTTTTTTTTTATCACTTGCATGTCTCTCTGCATATATATAAGAAAAATGGCATGTCTATATAAGTATATTTTGCCTTTTTGTTGGGCAAAAGTATATTTTGCCTTTAAAGACTGCATGTATAGTTTTGGCTTGTTGGTATAAACAAGCAAAAATGGTATTTTACGTGTAGAAAAAGAATATCCCACTATTATGCTATCGTGTGGGTCACTGGATTGTAATATTCCCACGACCACGACCATCCATTTTTTTCTATAATTTTACTAGGGTCTTTACCAAAGCTTTGTTTATATAAACCAACACTGAGTTGACCTGAATGAATGAGTTGACCTGAGTGAATGAGCTGCTGAGTGTAACTATAGCCACTTGGATTCAATTCACTCTCAAAAAAAACTATTTATAGTGTTTGGGTTCTCATTAAAAAAAATGATAATACTTTTTTTTACCAAAAAAGAATTGTTTATATAATTTTACTACTGTCTTTACCAAAACTATTTTCCACCATTTTATATTGGCACATGAATTATTTTTTTTATGACAATGTATGAAGAATTTAAATTTATTTTGAAGTAAAAAAAATGAAAATAAAGAGAAAACTCATCACAATACAAGAAATAAAAAATGGAGTCTAAAAATTAAGTAAATAATTAGTTTAGATAATCTAAAAAAATTTAGGAGTATAAAAATGAGCCAAAAAATGTAGAATTGTCGACTGTCCGTAATATTTATTTTAATTTGTGATATCATAATTATTCGGCATTAAAAGAATTAAGTGAGTAATTAGCTCAAATACCAATCATACCCTCATAAAAACCAACTAATTACGACCAATCATACCCTGGACCCTTCTCGTAATTCTCCCTCCGATCACAGGCACTCAATCTTATATAAGCAACCAGTCTCTCTTAGTAATGGCGGATAACTTTTTTTCCCAGGTTATCCAAACAAGCATCTTTTCTCTCTTTCGCGGAAAATCCACCCACCGGTAAAATACAATCCACTAAGCAAAAGAAAAGTCTTCTCGACCTGGATATATAGAAGAAAAAAAAACTTTCAATGCAATTTGATAGAATAGGAGAAATTTACAGAAAAAAAAAAACAATTAAATCCAATATAATTGGATTCATCGTTTATTCCGCCGGCGTTTAGTTTTCTCGGATTCTCCGCTGGACACTTCCTAATCTGTAAGTTTAAATTCGAAACTTGATCATTTTTCGTTATCGCGATTTCCGACTCTTGAGATTTAGATAGTGGATCATCACCGAATATTGCCGCATCTCTCCAACAATTAAACCCATGTTTGATTTAAATCTGCTTAAATTTAGTTCGAAACCTGATGTTTGCTGGAACAACTGCATGTCCGAATTCGGACAAGTCTGGTCGGAGAGTTGTAATAGAAATGGAATTTGCTGGGTTTTCTTTTCTTAGTTATGATTTGACTAACCCTTCTGGGGTTTTCTAAATTTGGATTGTTGGGTTGTTTTCTTTCATATACAGGTTGGGAAATCACAAAGCTTTATACTTTCCTACACCTTGTATATGATTAGGACAGTGAAAGGTCTTGTCTTAGCTTTAACGAAATGAGTTTGGTCGGAAGATTCGGGAGCTTGATTTCTCAAGGCGTTTACTCCGTCGCCACACCGTTCCACCCCTTCGGTGGCGCCATCGATGCGATCGTCGTCCAACAAGAAGACGGCTCCTTCCGCAGCACGCCCTGGTACGTCAGGTTCGGCAAGTTCCAAGGCGTTCTCAAAGGCGCAGAGAAGTTCGTGAAGATCTCCGTGAATGGCACCGAAGCTGATTTCCACATGTATCTCGACAACTCCGGGGAAGCGTATTTCATCAGAGAGGTTGATCCTGCAGCAGCTAATGACAACACAGAGAATAACAATGGTAATGAGAACAACGGTTTACGCCTTGAGCATAGTTTATCAGACGCTGGTGCTGAGAGAGAAGGTTTCAACTCTTTGAGTCGGCTTGACAGGACGGAGTCTGATTGTAACAGGAGGTATTATGATTTCCAGGATGATGATGATGATGATGATCCGCCTTCTCCTACCTCTGAGTATGGGGAGGGTCAAGGATCAGACTCTGAAGTGGTTTTGGTGAGTGTTGATGGACGTATACTAACGGCTCCTGTCTCGGCGGCGGAGCAGGAGGCTGAGAATCTACGGTTGAACACTCCTCAGTTTCATTTGGCTCCTGGCGATGGGACTGAGTTTTGTGAAGGGAATACTGAGTTTGCTTCCTCTGAGACTTCTTGGGATACTGAGTTTATCAGCAAAGTAGAGTCATCTGAGAAAGTAGATTCCCGTTCTCGTGATATTACCGTAAAAGATTCTCATTATACTGAACTGTCACAACCTGGTGAGAATGTGAAGTCTGAGGAGCCAGCTCAGAATCTAAAAGAAGGTGAGCTTCTATCTACTGCAGTCACAGAAAATGCTAGAGGTGAAGAGGAAGTGGCTGTTGAAACAGTGAATACTCTCATTGATGGTTCTGAATCTTCTACAACTCAACTAACAACAGAAGAAGTGAGAATAACTGAGGAATCTGTTGATGCTAATACGGAGTCAGAATGTGAAGATGAACAGACAAAAACTTCTGCAGAAACTGCCATCTTAATTGAGTCAGAAGCATCTGAGAGAGTCTCTATAGATTCAACAAGGGAGGAAGATGAGCAACTAACTCCATCGAAACCAAATAAGGATAGCGAGAACAGGAACACTATTGATTCAGTAGCTGCAACTTCTAGTGTGGACATAGAACTGAGTAAGTAACTTTTTTTTTACATCTAGTTTTTACTTTTTTTTTTTAACGGTGGTTTTATCTTTACAGAGTATGAGCTATCACTTTGCAAGGACGAGCTTCGTCAAGGCATGGGACTCACCGCAGCTGCTGAAGTCTTTAACACGCATATAATCTCCATAGAAGAATACAAAAACTCAGCAGCATCAATCCTCGAAAGCGAAAATCTAGTCGTTAGGATCAGAGAAACGTACATGCCATGGAAGAAAGCTGCTCGAATCATACTTGGAAAGGTTGCATTCGATCTAGACTTAGATATTCAGCCAGAGGATGTGATCTCCGTGGAGGAAAACGAATCTTCAAAGCCCAAGGATGATGATGAAGCTGCAGCAACAACTCCATCTTCGTCCGGAAGAAGATGGAGACTCTGGCCTATTCCTTTTAGAAGGGTGAAAACGATCGAGCACACGAGTAGCAACTCCTCGAGCGAAGAGGATCTGTTTGTTGATTCCGAGCCTGGCTTGCAGAACTCGCCGGAGGTGCTATCAGCCGCGGAGAGCCGCCATGAGTCTCCGCGTAGGCAGCTTGTGAGAACCAATGTCCCTACTAATGAGCAGATCGCGTCTCTGAATCTGAAAGATGGTCAGAATATGATCACTTTTAGTTTCTCCACAAGAGTTCTTGGAACACAACAGGTTTGTTATTATTAGTAACATTACTTAAAAATTTTGAACGCACCCTGTGGAATATTCTTCTAACTTTGTTTTTTTTGTTTTTAATTAGGTTGATGCACATATTTACCGGTGGAGATGGGACACTAAGATTGTAATTTCAGATGTTGATGGGACTATAACTAAGTACAGCTTTTGAATCCTTAATGAAGCTAAACTGTTTTTGTATTAGAATTGTAATAGCGAGACTTATGCTTTGAATCCTTTTGCAGATCTGATGTGTTAGGTCAGTTCATGCCTTTGGTTGGAAAGGACTGGACACAGTCTGGTGTGGCCAAGCTTTTTTCAGCCATTAAGGTAATTTTACAGGTTTTAGTCAAGTCTAGCTTCTTCCACTTTGATTGGTTATATAAGATACAATTTGTTCAAGTGTTTGCTTCTTTCCTTGGGTAATTTGCACCTCTGTAGTTATGAATCTCACATTATGATTTGCATTTGCTTTAATTTTTCAGGAGAATGGATACCAGCTGCTATTTCTGAGCGCTCGTGCCATTGTTCAGGCATATCTAACAAGAAGTTTCTTAAATAATCTAAAACAGGTTAGACTGAGTTTTTGTTACCTTTGAATTGGCACTTCAATCCATAACCGTCATGAATAACCTTTTGTTAGGAGATCTCTTTGCTTATTGTTTCTTTTTCCGGCTTGCAGGACGGAAAAGCTCTGCCTAACGGTCCTGTAGTCATTTCACCAGACGGGCTGTTTCCAGCGTTGTACCGTGAAGGTTAATCTTAATGCCTTGGAGATTCATTAGTAGCAAGTTAAACGTACTTTTAGTAACTCATAGTAAGAATCTTTTATTCCTTTTTCTCAAATACTTTATAAATGCTTTGCAGTGATAAGAAGAGCACCTCATGAATTCAAGATTGCATGTTTGGAGGTAAAAGTTTTTATCGTTTTGTTTATGGGACATAAGAGAGAATGTTTAAAACTAGCGGCATATCTTTAGATAATAACAAGTTTGCAAATGTAATAATGTGCAGGATATCAGGAAACTCTTCCCAAAGGATTACAACCCGTTCTACGCTGGATTTGGGAACAGAGACACTGATGAGCTGAGTTACAGGAAACTCGGAATCCCCAAGGGAAAGATATTCATTATCAACCCAAAGGTAATCTGAAAATGCATGATTGATTATTTGTTGGAATGTACTGAGAGTGAGAGACTCTGTGCTTTAAAAAATTGATCAGGGAGAGGTAGCAACAGGACATCGCATAGATGTTAAGAAGTCGTACACATCACTTCATACCCTTGTGAACGACATGTTTCCTCCAACTTCACTTGTTGAGCAGGTTAAACTAAAGCTAGAATCAGCCTTTATTACCAAATGTAATGTATAGATTCATCAATTGTTTGGTTACACATTTACAGGAAGATTATAACCCATGGAACTTCTGGAAACTGCCAGTAGAAGAGGTCGACTGAAGAAAACAGTTAGAAATGAGCTGCAGGTGGGTCCACCATGGATGCTATTTGGAACTCCATGATCAGACTTTTGTAAGCCTTTTCTGTGATTTTATATACACAAAAGAGCTGGAACTTGTGTCTACTTTGTAACGTCTCAGGTAGGAGTTTGATACAGTAGGGAAAGAATTATATAAGATGTGACAATGTTATGTAGTCTTAAGGGATACGCTGAACCGAAATGAATCCAATAATTTTCTTCTACAAGGAAATAGATTTCTTTCTAGAGTTCATATACAATAAGAAGAAAATTTTAACTTAATACTTTATTGGTATGTTACAGAAAAACAAAACTTCTGGTATGTAAAAGCTCATTTATTAGTTAACCCCCTTCTCTTAGAATGTTGCTGGTTGCAAAAAAAATTCGGTTTGTCAACTTTATAAAGTCTTATAATTTTTTTAATTAATAGCTTTAGTATTTTAGAAATAGAACTTTAAAATGAACTACATAGATAATGCTAAAATATCTGATAAAACTCCAGAAATAAATATCTTTGTTTAAAAAGCTATTGTCGGCAACAACAACAAAAAAGAGAGAGGACAAAAGATGAATGATTCTCCTTCCACAGTTCCAACAAAGTTAACATCAATGGTGAGTTTCAGTTGCAACAAAGAGTAAATATATCCCATAACCTCCCAAAAATACATAAAAACTGAAACTGTCCAAAATTAAATTCGATATTTATTAGTATAAGTAAGCTATGGGAAACTTACACGGCCTTCACAGATCCCATCACCACAACGCCCCTTTCCCAGTACCCTCTCCAGCTCATACATCTTCATCGTCAACATCCGTTCCCCACATGACTGTGGAACCTTATTGCCACGTAGACTCAAGCCTCCGCTCCCTCGCGGGAAAGGCCGAGGGTTTCGGCCGCGCCGCCGTTGGTGGTCTTAATGGTCCGGTTTGCCACGTCACTTCTTTAGCTGGTAAATTCCCTTTCAGTTATTTTTACTGTATCTTTCTGTTGATAAAATTTAAATTTAGGAACAAATAGTTTTCAATAACTAATCAAAAATATTAAAGAAAAATATTGTAGTATTTTTGTATATCGGTTTGATACTTATATTGGATCTGAATCTTGCATAAATAAAGAAGATTTTTTTGAGTGTCATGTGTTATATTGAAATCAAAGCTTGTGACATAAATTCAAGAATCTTGCTCATTTTCTCAAAGTAATATATACTGATTTATGTTCAAAAAAATATATATACTGATTTGGTATATATAGACGTTGTTTAACAGAACTAGGACAGTTTATGTTAAAGAGTTTATGTAAAACGAAATCGTATGTACTTTTGTAGACGAAGGTCCAGGATCGTTACGAGAGGCTTGTAAGAGGCCAGAACCGTTATGGATTGTGTTCGATGTGTCTGGAACGATCCACTTATCTTCGTTTGTGAACGTATCATCCCACAAAACGGTGGACGGAAGAGGGAAACGGGTGAAGATAACAGGGAAAGGGTTAAGGCTAAAACAAAGTGAAAACGTTATAATATGTAACCTTGAATTCGAAGGCGGTGTAGGACCAGACGCAGACGCTATTCAGATCAAACCAAAATCAAGCACCATTTGGATTGATCGTT
Coding sequences within:
- the LOC106294655 gene encoding protoporphyrinogen oxidase; this translates as MPLAISLPTSSPPPHLSPRRHANLRYRRVSVARSSTQENQTGVIIVGAGLAGLAAATRLASQRIPFLLLEASDGVGGRVRTDIVDGFFLDRGFQIFITAYPEAKKLLDYEALDLQRFYAGAKVFYGGEFHTVADPLRHLLDSVASLTNPIGSVVDKGLIALTRARVLIKSDEEILTSAEEVPTIDLLRGIGFSDEILDRFFRPFFGGIFFDRDLETTSKLFDFIFRCLALGENTLPSMGIGEIPNQLAAKLPADSILMNTRVASLEYPNGSDSGPPIVRLQDGGVLNAELGVVLAVEQPQVDKLLSGIREPVITKPARSTVCIYFTAEPDQIPVQDPVLFLNGTNTGIINNMFFPTNVARTYAPPGKALVSVSLIGSFEDRSDDDLAAEVLRELSGWFGESLVTSWRHLRTYRIQFAQPNQCPPTELVKNPRVGSGLYLCGDYMTSATFDGALFSGRRAAEALLLEKGLV
- the LOC106294656 gene encoding protein GPR107, yielding MTKLPLFVSLLLSAASFITRTSAETKSLTISDDDRPMILFEKFGFTRSGHVSVSVSSVSVTSPSAAAIPDPSRLGFFLMSEESLLQVLLEIQQNPSFCVLDSPHVLHLFTFHDLSPPPSSSYEHLYPVTSPNEYSLFFVNCVRDTKISMKVRTEMYNLDPNGSKDYLPAGSTRLPELYFLFFIGYLAFLGLWGYACWVNKRVVHRIHVLMAALLLMKALNLICAAEDKHYVKVTGTPHGWDVLFYIFQFIRVVLLFTVIVLIGTGWSFLKPFLQEKEKNVLMVVVPLQVLANIASVVIGETGPFIKDWVTWNQVFLLVDIVCCCAILFPIVWSIRSLRETSKTDGKAARNLAKLTLFRQFYIVVIGYLYFTRIVVFALKSIAAYKYLWVSNAAEEIASLVFYMVMFYMFRPVEKNEYFVLDEEDEEAAELVLKEDDFDL
- the LOC106295751 gene encoding phosphatidate phosphatase PAH1 — protein: MSLVGRFGSLISQGVYSVATPFHPFGGAIDAIVVQQEDGSFRSTPWYVRFGKFQGVLKGAEKFVKISVNGTEADFHMYLDNSGEAYFIREVDPAAANDNTENNNGNENNGLRLEHSLSDAGAEREGFNSLSRLDRTESDCNRRYYDFQDDDDDDDPPSPTSEYGEGQGSDSEVVLVSVDGRILTAPVSAAEQEAENLRLNTPQFHLAPGDGTEFCEGNTEFASSETSWDTEFISKVESSEKVDSRSRDITVKDSHYTELSQPGENVKSEEPAQNLKEGELLSTAVTENARGEEEVAVETVNTLIDGSESSTTQLTTEEVRITEESVDANTESECEDEQTKTSAETAILIESEASERVSIDSTREEDEQLTPSKPNKDSENRNTIDSVAATSSVDIELKYELSLCKDELRQGMGLTAAAEVFNTHIISIEEYKNSAASILESENLVVRIRETYMPWKKAARIILGKVAFDLDLDIQPEDVISVEENESSKPKDDDEAAATTPSSSGRRWRLWPIPFRRVKTIEHTSSNSSSEEDLFVDSEPGLQNSPEVLSAAESRHESPRRQLVRTNVPTNEQIASLNLKDGQNMITFSFSTRVLGTQQVDAHIYRWRWDTKIVISDVDGTITKSDVLGQFMPLVGKDWTQSGVAKLFSAIKENGYQLLFLSARAIVQAYLTRSFLNNLKQDGKALPNGPVVISPDGLFPALYREVIRRAPHEFKIACLEDIRKLFPKDYNPFYAGFGNRDTDELSYRKLGIPKGKIFIINPKGEVATGHRIDVKKSYTSLHTLVNDMFPPTSLVEQEDYNPWNFWKLPVEEVD